The following are encoded in a window of Nocardioides houyundeii genomic DNA:
- a CDS encoding molybdopterin-dependent oxidoreductase, with translation MAPFSRLAGAPAGLLAAITGMAAAHLIAGLTDPDASPVLAVGSQVIDLTPTPVKEWAVAEFGTADKPILIGSVLVATLLLAALAGIVARRSLAAGAALIVLLTGLAGYTAAARPGAGAGVLIPSAVALVVGVGVLSWLTPSGSRAGTGPADPARTGVRRRSLLLAGALGVALAATGEWVARARTRISDVVLPAASKKAPPLPEGLEETYDGISAFRTPNDDFYRIDTRLTLPIVDLDDWRLTIDGDVGQEVELSFDDLLAMPLVERDITMTCVSNEVGGEYVGAARWLGVPLTTLLAMAGVRRVGDTGADQILSTDVDGFTISTPLEVALDGREPLVAVGMNGAPLPREHGFPVRLVTPGLYGFVGSTKWLRRLTLTSYDAEQAYWTERDWATDAPIKVSSRIDTPQAFAEVQAGQVVVGGVAWAQQRGIDSVELRVDGGPWQRCELGPDAGVDYWRQWYFLLDAEPGSRTLAVRATTSDGDVQTPARATPFPAGSSGVQEIVVTVS, from the coding sequence ATGGCTCCCTTCAGCAGACTGGCCGGAGCCCCCGCGGGGCTGCTCGCGGCGATCACCGGCATGGCCGCCGCCCACCTCATCGCCGGGTTGACCGACCCGGACGCTTCGCCGGTGCTGGCCGTCGGCTCCCAGGTCATCGACCTCACCCCCACCCCGGTGAAGGAGTGGGCGGTCGCTGAGTTCGGTACCGCCGACAAGCCCATCCTGATCGGCAGCGTGCTGGTCGCCACCCTGCTGCTGGCCGCGCTCGCGGGCATCGTCGCCCGGCGCAGCCTGGCCGCGGGCGCCGCCCTGATCGTGCTGCTCACCGGCCTCGCGGGCTACACCGCCGCGGCCCGCCCCGGGGCGGGCGCGGGCGTGCTCATCCCGTCGGCGGTCGCCCTGGTCGTCGGGGTCGGGGTGCTGTCCTGGCTCACGCCCTCCGGGTCCCGGGCCGGCACCGGCCCCGCGGACCCGGCACGGACCGGCGTACGGCGCCGCTCCCTGCTGCTGGCCGGAGCCCTCGGCGTGGCGCTCGCCGCGACCGGCGAGTGGGTGGCGCGGGCGCGCACCCGGATCTCCGACGTGGTGCTCCCCGCCGCGTCGAAGAAGGCGCCGCCGCTGCCCGAGGGTCTGGAAGAGACCTACGACGGGATCTCGGCCTTCCGCACGCCCAACGACGACTTCTACCGGATCGACACCCGGCTGACCCTGCCCATCGTCGACCTCGACGACTGGCGGCTCACCATCGACGGCGACGTCGGGCAGGAGGTGGAGCTCAGCTTCGACGACCTGCTCGCCATGCCGCTGGTCGAGCGCGACATCACCATGACCTGCGTGAGCAACGAGGTCGGCGGCGAGTACGTCGGTGCGGCGCGGTGGCTGGGCGTGCCGCTGACGACGCTGCTGGCGATGGCCGGCGTACGACGGGTCGGCGACACCGGGGCGGACCAGATCCTGTCCACCGACGTGGACGGCTTCACCATCAGCACCCCGCTCGAGGTGGCCCTCGACGGGCGCGAGCCCCTGGTCGCGGTGGGCATGAACGGCGCCCCCCTGCCGCGGGAGCACGGCTTCCCGGTCCGGCTGGTGACCCCGGGGCTCTACGGCTTCGTGGGGTCGACGAAGTGGCTGCGGCGCCTGACGTTGACCAGCTACGACGCCGAGCAGGCCTACTGGACCGAGCGCGACTGGGCCACGGACGCCCCGATCAAGGTCTCCAGCCGCATCGACACCCCCCAGGCGTTCGCCGAGGTGCAGGCCGGCCAGGTGGTGGTCGGCGGCGTCGCGTGGGCCCAGCAGCGCGGCATCGACAGCGTCGAGCTGCGGGTCGACGGCGGCCCCTGGCAGCGGTGCGAGCTCGGGCCGGACGCCGGGGTCGACTACTGGCGGCAGTGGTACTTCCTGCTCGACGCCGAGCCCGGCTCGCGCACGCTCGCGGTGCGGGCCACCACCTCCGACGGCGACGTGCAGACGCCGGCCCGGGCCACGCCCTTCCCCGCGGGATCGAGCGGTGTCCAGGAGATCGTCGTCACCGTCTCCTAG
- a CDS encoding fasciclin domain-containing protein, whose protein sequence is MRKITRTTGLAAMALTLSLGLAACGNEDDDSSASETSSSASESPMESESMESTPMESESTMTEGSAAAAPFGEGCAAVPTEGAGSVDSMATKPVATAASENPLLTTLVAAVGKAGLVDTLNSAEALTVFAPTDDAFAQIPKKDLNALLKDKKALTEVLTHHVVAGQLGPDEVGGEHETLAGDTVEVMGEGEAWTVGDEEAAVLCGNIPTANATVYVIDTVLMP, encoded by the coding sequence ATGCGCAAGATCACCCGCACCACCGGACTGGCCGCCATGGCACTCACCCTGTCCCTGGGCCTCGCCGCCTGCGGCAACGAGGACGACGACTCGAGCGCCAGCGAGACCAGCTCCAGCGCCTCGGAGTCCCCGATGGAGTCGGAGTCGATGGAGTCCACCCCGATGGAGTCCGAGTCCACCATGACCGAGGGCTCCGCCGCGGCCGCGCCGTTCGGCGAGGGCTGTGCCGCCGTCCCCACCGAGGGAGCCGGCTCCGTGGACAGCATGGCCACCAAGCCGGTCGCCACCGCCGCGTCGGAGAACCCGCTGCTCACGACGCTGGTCGCCGCCGTCGGCAAGGCCGGACTGGTCGACACCCTGAACTCCGCCGAGGCGCTGACCGTCTTCGCGCCCACCGACGACGCCTTCGCGCAGATCCCGAAGAAGGACCTCAACGCGCTGCTGAAGGACAAGAAGGCCCTCACCGAGGTCCTCACCCACCACGTGGTGGCCGGCCAGCTGGGCCCGGACGAGGTCGGCGGCGAGCACGAGACGCTGGCCGGTGACACGGTCGAGGTCATGGGCGAGGGCGAGGCCTGGACCGTGGGCGACGAGGAGGCGGCCGTGCTCTGCGGCAACATCCCCACCGCCAACGCCACGGTGTACGTCATCGACACCGTGCTGATGCCCTGA
- a CDS encoding NAD-dependent epimerase/dehydratase family protein, whose protein sequence is MSSRLGPVLVTGGAGFIGCALSQVLAGEAERWVVLDNLHPQVHPVAERPQALHQAAEFVRGDVTVAADLDAVMAEVRPETVIHLAAETGTAQSLDESTRHSLVNVVGTTQVLDALTRIGHVPDHIVLTSSRAVYGEGEWQRPDGTLFRPGLRTHAQLEAGRWDHEDAVAQPHSAGTTVPAPVNVYGATKLAQEHILSAWTGSRDTSLTALRLQNVYGPGQSLSNPYTGIVSLFSQLAMRGESIPLYEDGDITRDFVFIDDVVSAIATAVRNRPEGQRLVDVGSGEPSTIRQLAETIAAFHSAPAPHVTGQFRDGDVRAASSVLDQELVGLGWKPQWSLADGVAALQGWIRDELAAG, encoded by the coding sequence ATGTCCTCACGTCTCGGTCCGGTCCTGGTCACGGGAGGCGCGGGCTTCATCGGCTGCGCCCTGTCGCAGGTGCTCGCCGGCGAGGCGGAGCGCTGGGTGGTGCTGGACAACCTGCACCCCCAGGTGCACCCGGTCGCCGAGCGCCCGCAGGCGCTGCACCAGGCGGCTGAGTTCGTCCGCGGGGACGTCACGGTGGCCGCCGACCTGGACGCCGTGATGGCCGAGGTCCGTCCCGAGACCGTCATCCACCTCGCCGCGGAAACCGGCACCGCCCAGTCGCTGGACGAGAGCACCCGGCACAGCCTGGTCAACGTGGTGGGCACCACCCAGGTGCTCGACGCGCTCACCCGGATCGGGCACGTGCCCGACCACATCGTGCTCACCAGCAGCCGCGCCGTCTACGGCGAGGGCGAGTGGCAGCGACCCGACGGCACCCTGTTCCGCCCCGGCCTGCGCACCCACGCCCAGCTCGAGGCCGGCCGGTGGGACCACGAGGACGCCGTCGCGCAGCCGCACTCCGCCGGGACCACCGTGCCCGCCCCCGTCAACGTGTACGGCGCCACCAAGCTCGCCCAGGAGCACATCCTCTCGGCGTGGACCGGCTCCCGCGACACGTCGCTGACCGCGCTGCGGCTGCAGAACGTCTACGGGCCAGGCCAGTCGCTCAGCAACCCCTACACCGGGATCGTCTCCCTCTTCTCCCAGCTGGCGATGCGGGGCGAGTCGATCCCGCTCTACGAGGACGGCGACATCACCCGCGACTTCGTCTTCATCGACGACGTGGTCTCCGCGATCGCCACCGCGGTGCGCAACCGCCCCGAGGGACAGCGCCTGGTCGACGTCGGCTCGGGCGAGCCCTCCACCATCCGCCAGCTGGCCGAGACCATCGCTGCCTTCCACTCCGCGCCGGCACCCCACGTGACCGGCCAGTTCCGCGACGGCGACGTCCGGGCCGCCTCCAGCGTGCTGGACCAGGAGCTCGTCGGCCTGGGCTGGAAGCCGCAGTGGTCGCTGGCCGACGGGGTCGCCGCGCTGCAGGGGTGGATCCGGGACGAGCTCGCCGCGGGCTGA